A part of Chloroflexota bacterium genomic DNA contains:
- a CDS encoding GNAT family N-acetyltransferase, whose translation MSDTQHSSLAESPHIRSLDVTRDLYPVADLIEMCFPIHKDRDGQTYLKQMRKAARDMQYMRWLGSMADLSGDRIAGFVWEEDGQILGNISLVPFTENGHKIHMIANVAVRPEARRRGIGKALTVRAVELLRRKHEPRVWLQVRNEDETALALYRSVGFVDRLKRTTWRARPVDVHKPKENDTEAIEVRKRRDSDWGVQKQWLTTAYPMTMRWNLPVKFSQFESGPFQEIKNFIDGINLKHWALERNGNCQGFLSWQRTSTYANNLWLALAPDAGTGLLMGAFPEIMQILPRRHPLSLDVAYGTRTDELEALGFNIFRSLIWMSMELN comes from the coding sequence ATGTCTGATACCCAACACTCTTCCTTGGCAGAATCCCCACATATTCGCTCGCTCGATGTGACCCGGGATCTTTACCCGGTCGCTGACCTGATCGAGATGTGTTTTCCCATCCATAAGGATCGGGACGGACAAACCTACCTCAAACAGATGCGTAAGGCCGCTCGAGATATGCAATATATGCGCTGGCTGGGTTCGATGGCGGATTTGAGCGGGGATCGGATCGCTGGATTTGTCTGGGAAGAAGATGGTCAAATCTTGGGGAATATTTCACTCGTCCCGTTCACGGAGAATGGCCATAAGATCCATATGATTGCTAATGTGGCCGTGCGCCCTGAGGCCCGGCGCAGAGGAATCGGCAAAGCCTTGACCGTCCGGGCAGTGGAACTTCTCCGGCGCAAGCATGAACCGCGGGTTTGGCTGCAGGTGCGCAACGAAGATGAAACCGCTCTGGCGCTCTACCGATCGGTGGGCTTTGTAGATCGTCTGAAGAGGACAACCTGGCGAGCACGACCGGTGGATGTGCATAAGCCAAAAGAAAATGATACTGAAGCGATCGAGGTTCGTAAGCGACGGGATTCGGATTGGGGGGTTCAAAAACAATGGCTGACCACAGCCTACCCAATGACAATGCGCTGGAACTTGCCTGTCAAATTTTCGCAATTTGAGTCAGGACCATTTCAAGAGATCAAGAATTTCATCGATGGGATCAACCTGAAGCACTGGGCTTTGGAACGAAATGGAAACTGCCAGGGGTTCCTGAGCTGGCAGAGGACCAGCACCTATGCCAATAACCTGTGGCTGGCTCTGGCACCGGATGCCGGAACAGGCTTGCTGATGGGGGCATTCCCGGAAATCATGCAAATTCTCCCTCGGCGGCATCCCTTATCCTTGGATGTGGCATATGGCACCCGCACGGATGAACTGGAGGCATTGGGTTTTAATATATTCCGATCCCTGATCTGGATGTCGATGGAATTAAACTAA
- the infA gene encoding translation initiation factor IF-1: MAKEDDKITVEGTVIEALPGTQFRIELENGSEILAYLSGKMRRHYIRILLGDRVRLEISPYDLTRGRIVYRYRRHSAAPRSN, from the coding sequence ATGGCAAAAGAAGATGATAAAATTACGGTTGAAGGCACTGTGATTGAGGCCTTACCTGGGACTCAATTCCGGATTGAATTGGAAAATGGCTCTGAGATCTTAGCTTATCTCTCTGGCAAAATGCGGCGGCATTATATTCGGATTTTGCTGGGCGATAGGGTTCGTTTGGAAATCTCGCCTTATGACCTGACCAGGGGCCGTATCGTTTATCGTTATCGCCGTCATTCTGCAGCTCCTAGATCGAATTAA
- a CDS encoding 30S ribosomal protein S21, which yields MARVVLRPNESQEQLLRRFRKQVVKGGVLSTIRRKRWFISKSELRRIEKKKAIRRSHRRD from the coding sequence TTGGCTCGTGTCGTGTTACGGCCAAATGAATCACAAGAGCAATTGCTCCGGCGATTTAGAAAGCAAGTTGTCAAAGGTGGTGTGTTGAGCACCATTCGCCGAAAACGTTGGTTCATTTCAAAAAGTGAATTGCGGCGTATTGAGAAAAAGAAAGCCATCCGGCGATCTCATCGACGTGATTGA